Sequence from the Penicillium oxalicum strain HP7-1 chromosome IV, whole genome shotgun sequence genome:
GGCCAACTGCAACGGGGTGAGAGCTCTTCGCAGCTATGGGTACCTCCCAACGCCATCGGAGAATGGGAACATGTAGAGCATTGGGGGTGGATATGAACGTGGAGTGATCTGTGCTGGGCATTGACCTCTGATGTTAGTGTGGAAGCTCTCaacagtccagtccagtgtGGAATGTCGACTGGGGAGATTCGTAGACGGAAGTTCGAGATTCCAGGGGGGAAGACGAGAACAATTCAAGGACATAGCTTGGGTCGAGGCTGGGGTTTAAGCTCTCTGGCCGCAGTGACCTAGGATTCCATGATcgattggagatgaagagatcAGAGCGGATGATGTTGTCATgggagaagctgaagatTGCCTGCAAAGGACAAGACCTCCTCGATTACGCTCGTTCAACACTCCACGATGAAATTTTGACGGGATAgcagaagagcaaaaaagatGGTTGATGATACACAGCCGGAGAGCGAGACTCtcaaacacacacacagagtTTTTGTTGTGGCTCTTGAATAAGGTAGGATGGGTAGGCCATTTAAAGACTCTATATGTACATAAAGAAATAGGTGTTGTAGATGACGCTGAAAAGTAGTACATGGTAATACATCACGACCAGATACCCTCCCCGGCTCACAGAGACAAAGGGAAATTCAAACaaaacaaggaaaaaaacaagatcaGGCTCTGCAACCCGGCACGACAGGAGAAGAGACGTCTATCGCGGAGAAAACAATGTGCCTCCCTCCTCCGCGGGAATTGTTGAACCAGATCACTTTTCCAGGCAAATCTCTCTTTGAATGGGGAACACGACTCCTTTCCTCCCATCTTCCCGTGGCCTTCAtatcccaaaaaaaagaggcccCAATGAAAGGCGAGCACGGGAGGCGATCAGGAGGACATGGGGACGAGTCCGCAAGGGCTTTCCGATACTTCAAACGCTTAGACGTACTTGCACATCATGGCAACCATGAGATCGAAGAGACCCATGGCCTCGACGAAGGCGAAACCAAGAATGGCGTAGGAGAAGAGCTGACCACGCAGAGCGGGGTTGCGGGAGACACTCATGAGGAGAGCAGCGAAGACGAGACCGATACCGATACCGGCACCACCGAGACCGATGGCAGCGGAACCCATACCCAGGTTCTTGGAGACCTCAACCATGGCGGAGGCGACCTCGGAGGAGTACTGGCGGCGGGCAGCAGTCTGGAAGGCCTGGCGAGCGTTGGCCTGGAGGAGGGTGGAGGTGGCACGCTTGGGGGTAGCGGCGAAGGTGGCAACGGGGGCCTTCTTCTGGGTGGTGAAGGTGCGCTTGGTGGCAGCGTTCAGCTGGAAGCGAGCAGCGGGACGGGCGACCTTGGAGGTCTGGGCCATGGTGGAAGCCAGGCGCTGGGCGAAGACACGAGAGGCGGCCATTGTGACTGTgggtgattttttttgggggggtgGTTTGAAGAtaggaaaggaggagagttGCGGAGGAATAAGATGGAAAGGGAACTTTTcagggaagggaaaaagggaaactAGCGAAGACGGCCTACCCTGGACATAAATACTCTCCGGGCAAATTTTCGCCCGGTCTTCCAGGCCAGGCTAGTGCgcgtgggaaaaaaaagccctATTTTCTGTGCGAATTGCCTGCGTATTCCTCATTCGCACACCAATTGGGCGTATTGTACCCTTACTGAGAGGGGGGttggggggagagagggtggaaaATGGAATGCTGGGGGAAGAACCATGTTTGGGATTTGGTTTTACATGGTATTTCGAATCCGGACTGTATCCAAGGCATCATCGGATCTGGTACGGTAATCGTACTCCTTCTCAGAGCCCCCAAGACCAAACGGGCAATGGTATCAAGGATGATTTCGAAAAGAGACACACTCGGGTTCAATCGGATGACGGTAGGACAGATACCCTCCGTGGACGCCTTGATTCATTCGGTGCAAATCGCACGGTAATGATCATCCATTCTTGACTGGCTGACTGTACCAATTGATCCATTAACCGGCAATTGACCAATTGACCCGGATCAAGTTGCTCTGAAGAACAACCTCCCTGAGACCAGTCTCAATTGGCCCTGCATATGATCCTGCGCCGTGTACCTGATTGATGCATCCAGCTGCATTATACGCATCTTCGTGGCCACCTCGACAGCAAAGCGGTAGCTGGTGGGTGGTGATCCCGTCATCTCAGAATCTTTTCATCTctgtcatttttttttctctctttctctcgctctctctcgcACTCCCTTCCCTGCGGTGGATCATTATTTAGTTCCAAATGGGTGGATTGACCCACTGAATCCATCGGCATGGAGACCAATCATAATGTCCCAAAGGGCCCCTAGTCTCTCTCAATCGCTTCCCGGAGTTATCTAATTCGGGCCGATTCGGACTGAATATCCACCAGGAACGGCGTCACTGGGcaaccgccgaggaaggggCTGGTTCGGGTGGATCCGATGGATCCCTGGCCTTCGGGAGCTTGCCTCACCGAGTCGTTTTTTTCAGTAGCCACTGTAACTTTTCACGAACGAAACCACTTCGCACTTGGAAGAAACACGAGGAATCCAGATCCGGCACAAGAATTACGCTCACATGACAATCCCTTTGGGGTTATGCCCGTCTGGATACCATATTCAGTACAGGGTGCCACCTGTGATCAACAGTAGTGAAACGTCGAGTACAGTAACCCCCCATCTCCAGCTCTACGACCATCATCTCTGGGCGCAGAGACATTCAACGGCTCATGAGACATCTGTACCAACTGCGTGGTTGATGACGGTACTGTATGGTTCACGACAAAGCCCTGCATGAACCTGCAGACTTCGGGCAGACTTTATCGCTGACGCAGGCTTCGCACCGTCCTGAGTGCCGAGAACGACGTCGGTGGACGGTGCCCCCAAAGCCAAATGCAGTGCAGCCCAGGGGGAAGAACCCGGAAACTCTGTAATGAGAAGATCCAGACGAGACACGGGTAAAGAAGGGATAAATTACAGGCAATCTTTCGACACGTCCTCGCTTCCCTCGGCCTCCAACCAGAATGATGATCCTGACCCGCTGGCACCCGACTTTGCGACGCGAAAACTGGGTCTCCCCCTTCCGGTTCACCCCAGACCAGCGACCGGCGGGCCCCAATCCGGTCCAGACGATTCCTCGCGTCGCGCCGACTCTGCTGATATAGATATCGCAGTGTCGGAAGAGTGTCGCCGACCAGCGCAGGTGGTGGACAATCACCACCGTCCGGATCTCCTACGAGGCTCTTCGCGGGTTCTGGAAAAATTTTCTGCGAGCTGCAGACGCGGCGAAATCGAAAGCAGCTTGGCGGGACCCACACAAGCTCAACTTCCCTTCGCCCTGGTGCAGGTCTTGCAGGGATGCATCATGGTCAGAGTTTACTGCCGGGCGGCTGGTCGCTCAGGGACCTTGCAGCCGCGCAGGGGCAGAGCAAAAGGACTTTTGCCGGAAGTCGAGACGACCATCCGTCGGACGAGGGGGACAGGGAGTTGATATTTATATTCTCGTTCTTTGTATGGAGACCAGAAATCGACACGATTCATCTTTAGGGGGGGGATGGAATCGTTCTATTCCACCAGGAGCGCCAAAAGTGGGCAGGTAAAACACCATACCGTTTTCTCTGTATCGAactctctttcttggtcATTCCGGCCTTTCATGTGTAggatttttcatttttccctttttcattttttcttGACTTTCCATTTTCCCGGATTACAGGTCATACGGCGCTGACGGGCAGGTCATCCGCCCCAGGGTGGGATTATtagggggaaagggggatCGAAGGCCGGAATTTCACGGAAGGGGGTAATATTACAGTTACAATACCACAATGCCACTCGACTCATCAAGGCATCATCGACCGCCGTGAGGTCATGCGGTGGAAAT
This genomic interval carries:
- a CDS encoding ATP synthase subunit 9, translating into MAASRVFAQRLASTMAQTSKVARPAARFQLNAATKRTFTTQKKAPVATFAATPKRATSTLLQANARQAFQTAARRQYSSEVASAMVEVSKNLGMGSAAIGLGGAGIGIGLVFAALLMSVSRNPALRGQLFSYAILGFAFVEAMGLFDLMVAMMCKYV